Sequence from the Sphingomonas sp. SORGH_AS_0950 genome:
GCACGGCCTCAATCGCGACCGGCCGCCGCTCGACACCGGCCAGTTCCGTCCGCCGAGCGGCCCGCAGGGCGAGCTGTTCTGAGGATCATCCCGCTTTGCCCGCGCGTTGGGGCCGGGAAGGAGAGCGACGATGATCCACGACCCCGAACAGACCCCGCCCGAACAGGTGCCGAACGAGGACGAGGCCGACAGCTCCGGTGGCGGCTATGGCAATCATGGCGAAGCGGGCGAAGAAGAGCAGGATCGCCGCGAGGTCGGCGGCTGAGGTTGACTGCCTCACCACCCGAACAATATTCAGCGATACCTTTCCCTCCCTCGCCCCTCGCAGAGGGGAGAGGGTTGCGCAGACTTGGCCTTTGCGGAAGCAAAGGCTTAGTCGGAGCTGGGTGAGGGGTAGGCGCTCGCGAAGCGAGCGCGCGAGCCTTTGGGCTCGCTCAACCCCTCACCCAAGCTGCGCTAGCCAGCAGGCTGGCAAGCTTCGCTAACCCTCTCCCCTGTCCAGGGGAGAGGGAAGAGGACGCAATACTAAATGTCGATCCGCCCTAGCCTACCAACGCCAGCCGCGCTTCCGACGACTTCATCGCCACCGCGGTCACGCCCGGCAGGTCCTCGATATGGCTGGCCAGCTCGGCGTCGAGCAGGAAGTTGCGCCCCAGCATCAGCAGCGTATCGCCGTCCGGCCCCGAGATCCGCGCACGGACCTCGCCCCGGCCGTTGCGCAGCGGGTCGAGCATCGCATGCAGCGCCTTGAACGCCGCCTTGTCCGCCACCGTCACCTCGACCACGAACTTCGCGGTGCTGGCGAGCCCGTCGAACGGCTGGACCCGCTTGATGCTGACCCGCGGGGCCTCTTCGCCCGGACGGCGATCCAGCTCGACGGTGATGAGCGCGCAATCGCCCTCCTTGGCGGCCTTTTCCAGATCGCCCGCCACCGAATCGTCGAAACAGGTCGCCAGGAACTGCCCCGTCGCGTCGGATAGCTGCGCCATCATATAGCGCTTGCCCCGCGCCGAGGTCCGCCAGCGCGCATCCTCGACCAGCACCGCCATGGTCGCGCCGATCCGCGCGCCGTCGTCGGGAATGATCAGGTCGGTCAGCGAGGTATAGGTCCGCGCGCCGTGCATCTTGGCGATATGCGCATGGCGATCGACCGGATGCGCCGAGAAATAGAAGCCGAACGCCTCCTTCTCCTGCTCCATCCGCTGCGACAGGCTCCAGCGGGTGCCGGTCGGCAGCTTGATCGCGTCGCCCGCCACCTCGGTCTCGCCGAACAGCCCGCCCTGCCCGCTGGTCCGCCCCTCATGGGTGCGCGCGGCGATGGCGAGGACGGTTTCGGCGACCGCATGGACGCCCGCACGGTTGACCTCGATCCCGTCAAACGCCCCCGCGGACGCCAGCGTCTCCAGCTGGCGCTTGTTCATCAGGCGCGGATCGACCCGCTTGGCCAGCGCATCGAGCGAGGCGAAGGGGCCGCCCGCATTGCGCTCGACGACCAGCTTCTCCATCGCGCCCTCGCCCACCGACTTGAGCGCGCCCAGCGCATAGCGGACGCCCAGGCCGTCCTCATGCGGCTCGACATCGAACTCGGCCTGGCTGGCGTTGATGCAGGGCGGCAGCATCGTCACGCCCATCCGCCGCGCATCGTCGACGAAGATCGCCAGCTTGTCGGTCAGCGCCATGTCGTAGCACATCGACGCGGCATAGAATTCGTGCGGGTGATGCGCCTTCAGCCACGCGGTCTGATAGGCGAGCAGCGCATAGGCCGCCGCGTGGCTCTTGTTGAAGCCGTAGCCGGCGAACTTGTCGATCAAGTCGAACAGCTCGTTGGCCTTTTGCGACGGGATGCCGTTCACCTCCTGGCAGCCCTTGACGAAGATGGCGCGCTGCGCGTCCATCTCCGCCTTCACCTTCTTGCCCATCGCGCGGCGGAGAAGATCCGCGCCGCCCAGCGAATAGCCCGCCAGGATCTGGGCGGCCTGCATCACCTGTTCCTGATAGACGAAGATGCCATAGGTCTCGGACAAGATCTGTTCGAGCAGGGGATGCGGGTAGACGATCTCCTCGGTCCCCTGCTTGCGGCGACCGAAGCTGGGGATATTGTCCATCGGACCCGGTCGGTACAGCGACACGAGCGCGATGATGTCGCCGAAATTGGTCGGGCGCACGGCCGACAGGGTGCGCCGCATGCCTTCCGATTCCAGCTGGAACACGCCGACCGTGTCGCCCTTCTGGAGCAAAGCGTAAGTGGCCTCGTCATCCCAGGCCAAGGCCCCGAGATCGACCTCGACCCCACGCTTGGCGAGCAGCTGCACCGCCTTTTGCAGCACCGACAGCGTCTTGAGGCCGAGGAAGTCGAACTTGACCAGCCCCGCGCCCTCGACGAACTTCATGTCGAACTGCGTCACCGGCATGTCCGAGCGCGGATCGCGATAGAGCGGGACCAGCTGCGCCAGCGGCCGGTCGCCGATCACCACACCGGCGGCATGGGTCGAGCTGTGGCGCGGCAGGCCCTCCAGCTTGGTGGCGAGGTCGAGCAACCGGCGGACCTGGTTGTCGTTGGCATATTCCTTCGCCAACTCGGGCACGCCGTTCAGCGCGCGCTTCAGGTCCCACGGGTCGGTCGGGTGGTTGGGGACCAGCTTGGCGAGGCGGTCGACCTGGCCATAGCTCATCTGGAGCACGCGGCCGGTGTCCTTCAGCACCGCGCGCGCCTTCAGCTTACCGAAGGTGATGATCTGTGCGACCTGGTCGCGGCCATATTTCTCTTGGACGTAGCGGATGACCTCGCCACGCCGGGTTTCGCAGAAATCGATATCGAAGTCGGGCATCGACACGCGTTCCGGGTTCAGGAAGCGCTCGAACAGCAGGCCCAGCTTCAATGGATCGAGATCGGTGATGGTCAGCGCCCAGGCGACCACCGAGCCCGCGCCCGAACCACGGCCCGGCCCCACGGGAATATCGTGGTCCTTGGCCCATTTGATGAAGTCGGCGACGATCAGGAAGTAACCGGGGAAGCCCATCTGGATGATGATGTCGACCTCGAACTTCAACCGTTCGTGATAGGCCTCGCGCCAGCCGGGTTCGCCCTCGCCCTCCAGCTCGGCGATACGGTCGAGCCGCGCCTCCAGACCCGCCGTCGCGTCGCGGCGGAGCATCGCCGCCTCGCCCTCGCGGTCGCCCGCCAGGCTGGGCAGGATGGGCTTGCGCCACGGGGCCATGACCGCGCAGCGCTGCGCCACGACCAGCGTGTTGTCGATCGCTTCGGGCAGGTCGGCGAACAACTGCTTCATCACCTCGGCGGGCTTCAGCCAGGCCTCGGGGCTGCTCTTGGGGCGGTCGTCCATTTCGACATAGGTCGAATTGGCGATGCACAGCATGGCGTCATGCGCGTCGCGGAAGCCGCTATCGGCGAAACAGCAGGGATTGGTCGCGACCAGCGGCAGGTCGCGGTCATAGGCCAGGTCGATCAGATCCTGCTCGGCCGCGATCTCGACGGGATCGTCCCGCCGCGCCAGTTCGATATAGAGCCGGTCGCCAAAGATCGCCTGGAGCCGGTCGGCATAGGCCTTGGCGCGGTCCGGCTGGCCT
This genomic interval carries:
- the dnaE gene encoding DNA polymerase III subunit alpha, with the translated sequence MMHSGYVPLRIFSSFTMLDGAIDPKAIAAQAKANAFPAAGLTDRNGLYAAMAFSDAAKKAGVQPVIGTMLGLARPDMPDNVGAVVDWIALYAQDMTGYDNLCALVSAAHLDRPIELAAHVGFDTLEKFSTGLIALTAAGEGGIARLFAEGQPDRAKAYADRLQAIFGDRLYIELARRDDPVEIAAEQDLIDLAYDRDLPLVATNPCCFADSGFRDAHDAMLCIANSTYVEMDDRPKSSPEAWLKPAEVMKQLFADLPEAIDNTLVVAQRCAVMAPWRKPILPSLAGDREGEAAMLRRDATAGLEARLDRIAELEGEGEPGWREAYHERLKFEVDIIIQMGFPGYFLIVADFIKWAKDHDIPVGPGRGSGAGSVVAWALTITDLDPLKLGLLFERFLNPERVSMPDFDIDFCETRRGEVIRYVQEKYGRDQVAQIITFGKLKARAVLKDTGRVLQMSYGQVDRLAKLVPNHPTDPWDLKRALNGVPELAKEYANDNQVRRLLDLATKLEGLPRHSSTHAAGVVIGDRPLAQLVPLYRDPRSDMPVTQFDMKFVEGAGLVKFDFLGLKTLSVLQKAVQLLAKRGVEVDLGALAWDDEATYALLQKGDTVGVFQLESEGMRRTLSAVRPTNFGDIIALVSLYRPGPMDNIPSFGRRKQGTEEIVYPHPLLEQILSETYGIFVYQEQVMQAAQILAGYSLGGADLLRRAMGKKVKAEMDAQRAIFVKGCQEVNGIPSQKANELFDLIDKFAGYGFNKSHAAAYALLAYQTAWLKAHHPHEFYAASMCYDMALTDKLAIFVDDARRMGVTMLPPCINASQAEFDVEPHEDGLGVRYALGALKSVGEGAMEKLVVERNAGGPFASLDALAKRVDPRLMNKRQLETLASAGAFDGIEVNRAGVHAVAETVLAIAARTHEGRTSGQGGLFGETEVAGDAIKLPTGTRWSLSQRMEQEKEAFGFYFSAHPVDRHAHIAKMHGARTYTSLTDLIIPDDGARIGATMAVLVEDARWRTSARGKRYMMAQLSDATGQFLATCFDDSVAGDLEKAAKEGDCALITVELDRRPGEEAPRVSIKRVQPFDGLASTAKFVVEVTVADKAAFKALHAMLDPLRNGRGEVRARISGPDGDTLLMLGRNFLLDAELASHIEDLPGVTAVAMKSSEARLALVG